A single region of the Deefgea piscis genome encodes:
- the trpA gene encoding tryptophan synthase subunit alpha: protein MSRIQSVMQQLAAQNRSALIPFITAGDPNPEVTVELMHALVDGGADVIELGVPFSDPMADGPVIQRASERALLHKVSLRRVLELVAQFRQSNTTTPVVLMGYANPVEAMGYDVFARAAVAAGVDGVLTVDMPPEEALESAKVFKAQGLDPIFLLAPTTPESRVKAVAELASGYVYYVSLKGVTGSANLDVADVAAKLEILKQFISIPIGVGFGIRDALTAQAVAQVADAVVIGSRLVQEVELGEVGLAERLRTFLSEVRSAMDSARR, encoded by the coding sequence ATGTCTCGTATTCAAAGTGTGATGCAACAACTGGCGGCGCAAAATCGATCAGCGCTGATTCCATTTATTACTGCGGGTGACCCGAACCCAGAGGTGACTGTTGAATTAATGCACGCCTTAGTCGATGGCGGTGCCGATGTAATTGAATTGGGCGTGCCTTTTTCTGACCCTATGGCCGATGGTCCAGTGATTCAACGCGCTTCTGAGCGCGCGTTATTGCATAAAGTCTCATTGCGACGAGTGTTGGAACTGGTTGCGCAGTTTCGGCAAAGTAATACCACAACGCCAGTGGTGTTGATGGGCTATGCCAATCCAGTTGAAGCCATGGGGTATGACGTTTTTGCTCGTGCTGCCGTTGCTGCGGGGGTAGATGGTGTTTTAACCGTGGATATGCCCCCTGAAGAGGCATTGGAATCAGCTAAAGTATTTAAAGCACAAGGATTGGATCCAATTTTCTTATTGGCACCCACCACGCCAGAGTCGCGAGTGAAAGCGGTGGCTGAGTTGGCCAGTGGTTATGTTTATTATGTTTCGCTGAAGGGCGTGACTGGTTCGGCGAATTTAGATGTTGCCGATGTCGCTGCTAAACTGGAGATATTAAAACAGTTTATTTCTATCCCAATTGGGGTGGGTTTTGGTATTCGTGATGCGCTAACTGCGCAAGCTGTAGCGCAAGTTGCTGATGCAGTGGTGATCGGCTCACGGTTAGTTCAAGAAGTTGAGTTAGGCGAAGTGGGTTTAGCTGAGCGTTTACGCACATTCTTATCTGAAGTGCGTAGTGCAATGGATAGCGCCCGTCGCTAA
- the accD gene encoding acetyl-CoA carboxylase, carboxyltransferase subunit beta: MSWLQKLLPPKIQSRTTASKSAVPEGLWSKCNACNAVLYRTDLENNLEVCPKCGFHNAVPARARLNQLLDTEGRFEIGAEVKPVDILKFKDGKRYPDRLSAAQAATGEDDAMVVMQGSILTVPVVVAAFEFKFIGGSMGSVVGERFVRGVKTAIENDLPFICVSASGGARMQEGLSSLMQMAKTSAILTKLADKKLPFISLLTDPTMGGVSASFAFLGDVVMAEPGALIGFAGPRVIEQTVRETLPEGFQRSEFLLEKGAIDMIVDRRELRQRLADVLTLLNRQPAAN, translated from the coding sequence ATGAGTTGGTTACAAAAATTATTGCCGCCGAAAATTCAAAGTCGCACGACTGCGAGTAAATCGGCTGTGCCTGAAGGTTTGTGGAGTAAATGTAATGCGTGTAACGCCGTGTTATATCGCACGGATCTAGAAAACAATTTAGAAGTTTGCCCTAAGTGCGGTTTTCATAATGCGGTGCCTGCCCGTGCGCGACTGAATCAGTTGCTCGATACTGAGGGTCGGTTTGAGATTGGTGCCGAAGTAAAACCGGTTGATATTTTGAAGTTTAAAGATGGCAAACGCTATCCGGATCGCTTAAGCGCTGCGCAAGCCGCAACCGGTGAAGACGATGCCATGGTGGTGATGCAAGGCTCTATTTTGACCGTGCCGGTAGTGGTGGCGGCATTTGAGTTTAAGTTTATTGGTGGCTCTATGGGCTCGGTCGTTGGTGAGCGCTTTGTTCGTGGCGTGAAAACAGCGATTGAAAATGACTTGCCATTTATTTGTGTGTCGGCCTCAGGCGGCGCTCGGATGCAAGAGGGTTTAAGTTCATTGATGCAGATGGCAAAAACCAGCGCCATTTTGACCAAATTAGCCGATAAAAAACTACCGTTTATTTCCTTGTTGACCGACCCGACCATGGGCGGTGTTTCTGCATCGTTTGCCTTTTTGGGTGATGTGGTGATGGCCGAACCTGGCGCTTTAATTGGCTTTGCCGGTCCACGCGTGATTGAGCAAACCGTGCGCGAAACGTTGCCTGAAGGCTTTCAGCGTTCTGAATTTTTGCTTGAAAAAGGCGCGATTGACATGATTGTTGACCGTCGTGAATTGCGTCAACGCTTGGCCGATGTGCTGACTTTGCTAAACCGACAGCCTGCGGCGAACTAA
- the folC gene encoding bifunctional tetrahydrofolate synthase/dihydrofolate synthase → MTMFNADALPEWLSYLESLHPIAIDMGLGRVTQVRDQMQLQPQFPVLTIAGTNGKGSVCAMLTQILRVAGYKVGTYTSPHLLHYNERIAINGLPVADDKVVASFRAIEAARGSTSLSYFEFGTLAAMHQFIEQGVDVAIMEVGLGGRLDAVNIFEPTVSAVVSVGLDHQSYLGDTREKIALEKAGVYRAGVPALCADPQPPQTLLDFAAEIGADLRLIGRDFGYQMQLEGQQWSWWHENGARRHALPLPALRGQYQLNNACLVLAVLDACQAQLPVTLGDIKRGLLEVEWPARFQVLPGRPTVVLDVAHNPHAALVLKSCLDSMSFHPKTHAVLGMMQDKDILGVVSILADRVDCWHLAAPNLPRAASAATLAKIILQVDPQATMNSYESVADAYQSACNNAHEADRILVFGSFFTVAEVMVARGQ, encoded by the coding sequence ATGACGATGTTTAATGCTGATGCCTTGCCTGAATGGTTAAGCTACTTGGAGTCCTTGCATCCCATCGCCATTGATATGGGGCTGGGGCGAGTGACTCAAGTGCGCGATCAAATGCAATTACAGCCGCAATTTCCAGTGCTGACAATTGCAGGTACCAACGGCAAAGGCTCAGTCTGCGCCATGTTGACGCAGATACTGCGCGTTGCCGGTTATAAGGTGGGGACTTATACCTCACCACATCTCTTGCATTACAACGAGCGAATTGCGATTAATGGCCTGCCGGTCGCTGATGATAAGGTCGTGGCGAGTTTTCGTGCGATTGAAGCGGCGCGCGGCAGTACGAGTCTCTCTTACTTTGAATTTGGCACCTTGGCCGCCATGCATCAATTTATTGAGCAAGGCGTTGATGTGGCGATTATGGAGGTCGGCTTAGGTGGGCGTTTAGACGCCGTCAATATTTTCGAGCCAACCGTTTCTGCCGTGGTAAGTGTCGGTCTTGATCATCAAAGTTATTTGGGAGATACCCGTGAGAAAATCGCGCTGGAAAAGGCGGGCGTCTACCGTGCAGGCGTGCCTGCGTTATGCGCAGATCCTCAGCCGCCGCAGACATTGCTGGATTTTGCAGCAGAAATCGGCGCCGATCTGCGATTAATTGGTCGAGATTTTGGTTATCAAATGCAGCTTGAGGGCCAGCAATGGTCGTGGTGGCATGAAAATGGTGCGCGCCGACATGCTTTACCTTTGCCGGCGCTGCGTGGGCAATATCAATTAAATAATGCGTGTTTGGTTTTGGCGGTATTGGATGCGTGCCAAGCGCAATTGCCGGTAACGCTGGGTGATATTAAGCGTGGTTTGCTCGAAGTCGAATGGCCAGCACGCTTTCAGGTATTGCCCGGAAGGCCAACGGTGGTGCTAGATGTGGCGCATAACCCCCATGCCGCATTGGTATTAAAATCTTGCTTAGATAGCATGAGTTTTCATCCCAAAACGCACGCTGTGCTGGGGATGATGCAAGACAAAGATATCTTGGGCGTGGTGAGTATATTGGCTGATCGAGTTGATTGCTGGCATTTGGCCGCGCCTAATTTGCCACGCGCTGCATCTGCGGCAACATTGGCGAAAATTATATTGCAAGTTGACCCACAGGCAACAATGAATAGCTACGAGTCAGTTGCCGATGCCTATCAATCAGCCTGCAATAATGCGCATGAAGCTGATAGAATCTTGGTCTTTGGATCTTTCTTTACTGTGGCTGAGGTCATGGTCGCGCGTGGGCAATAA
- a CDS encoding SPOR domain-containing protein has product MSDELQQLRKRARRRLVGAITLVVFALVFLWTVLDGEPPKNLIDNHPVEIISSAPALSSIVQTAPLNSAPASAVVAEVALPQLDASQVAAVTLPGKLVNHQVAVPAAAPTATPAATPAAAVVATSVPPVHTAMPQPEVVKPTPKPVVKKPQPEKKPEIKAAIESDPAAILSGKTSHSQPVEKQLDKKTYFIQVGAYADADKAAQMVAKLKSAGVRVSSEQINTSKGALTRVRVGPTDDEAKAKAWLKIMRDLGVSGSLVAKAP; this is encoded by the coding sequence GTGAGTGATGAACTGCAGCAACTAAGAAAGCGCGCTCGCCGGCGTTTGGTCGGGGCAATTACCTTGGTGGTGTTTGCCTTGGTTTTTTTGTGGACGGTGTTAGATGGTGAACCACCTAAAAATTTAATCGACAATCATCCGGTTGAAATTATCTCTAGTGCACCCGCACTCTCTTCGATTGTACAAACTGCGCCGCTGAATAGCGCTCCCGCATCCGCTGTGGTTGCTGAAGTGGCCTTGCCGCAATTGGACGCTTCGCAAGTGGCTGCGGTAACTTTGCCGGGCAAATTAGTCAATCATCAAGTTGCAGTGCCTGCGGCAGCACCAACCGCTACACCAGCTGCTACACCAGCTGCAGCCGTTGTAGCAACAAGCGTACCGCCAGTACATACTGCGATGCCTCAACCTGAAGTGGTCAAACCAACGCCAAAGCCAGTGGTTAAAAAACCGCAGCCAGAGAAAAAACCAGAGATTAAAGCGGCCATAGAGTCCGACCCGGCAGCGATTTTGTCAGGAAAGACCAGTCATTCGCAGCCAGTTGAAAAACAACTCGATAAGAAAACCTACTTTATTCAAGTGGGGGCTTATGCCGATGCAGATAAAGCCGCGCAAATGGTGGCGAAGTTGAAGTCGGCGGGTGTTCGAGTAAGTAGCGAACAAATTAATACCAGTAAGGGCGCGTTAACGCGCGTTCGAGTCGGGCCGACCGATGATGAAGCCAAAGCCAAGGCATGGCTGAAAATTATGCGTGATCTGGGTGTGTCGGGTTCCTTAGTGGCTAAGGCGCCATAA
- a CDS encoding CvpA family protein, with translation MTAFDYIALTIVGLSILLSVMRGLTQELLALLAWILAFWVAMHYATMVALWMPESIPTDAIRYLAAFIALFFVTWLISAIVRITLNQFVKATGFKPIDRVLGAGFGVMRGFLLMLTLVMLAGLTSLPKEPMWRNAMFSPLFEQSAFVVKPWLPLAFASRINFE, from the coding sequence ATGACGGCATTTGACTACATTGCTTTGACCATTGTCGGACTGTCGATTTTGTTGTCGGTAATGCGAGGGTTAACGCAAGAATTATTGGCATTGCTAGCTTGGATTTTAGCTTTTTGGGTCGCGATGCATTATGCAACAATGGTTGCATTGTGGATGCCAGAAAGTATTCCAACCGATGCGATACGTTATTTAGCGGCATTTATTGCGCTGTTTTTTGTGACCTGGCTAATTTCTGCCATTGTGCGAATCACGCTCAATCAATTTGTAAAAGCGACTGGATTTAAACCGATTGATCGGGTTTTGGGCGCTGGTTTTGGCGTGATGCGCGGATTTTTATTGATGCTGACTTTGGTGATGCTAGCCGGTTTGACAAGTCTGCCCAAAGAGCCGATGTGGCGTAATGCCATGTTTAGTCCCCTATTTGAGCAAAGTGCCTTCGTGGTTAAACCATGGCTGCCACTTGCTTTTGCTAGTCGAATTAATTTCGAATGA
- the purF gene encoding amidophosphoribosyltransferase: protein MCGIVGVVAKTPVNQMLYDGLLVLQHRGQDAAGIVTAEQQVLHMHKGQGLVRDVFRTRNMRSLMGNVGIGHVRYPTAGSASSLAEAQPFYVNSPFGIVLAHNGNLTNDKQLKEDMYRTDLRHINTNSDSEALCNVFAHELSRRVSGPQLDADTVFDAITAVHKRVKGAYAVVAIIAGFGMVAFRDPHGIRPLSLGSHETPEGMEYIVASESVALDVLGFKFMRDVAPGEAIYVTFDGELSSRQCHPNPVLVPCIFEHVYFARPDSVIDGISVHESRLKMGEQLADKVRKLVPALDIDVVIPIPDTSRDAALQLADALGLPYREGFMKNRYIGRTFIMPGQASRKKSVRQKLNPIAVEFRGKNVLLVDDSIVRGTTSKEIVQMVRDVGANKVYLASAAPPVKYPHVYGIDMPTRAELIATDRDAVQIAQEIGADAVIYQELDALIQACTDASGGKITAFETSCFDGKYITGDITDAYLDELEAKRISPLSTKAADGDADSRILDMNIGVAEQNLI from the coding sequence ATGTGTGGCATTGTAGGTGTGGTCGCTAAAACTCCGGTAAATCAAATGTTGTACGACGGGCTGCTGGTTCTGCAGCACCGTGGACAAGATGCCGCCGGTATTGTCACTGCTGAACAGCAAGTGCTTCATATGCATAAAGGCCAAGGCCTAGTTCGCGACGTGTTCCGCACGCGCAATATGCGTTCTTTAATGGGGAATGTCGGCATCGGCCACGTTCGCTATCCAACGGCCGGTTCGGCTTCTAGTTTGGCCGAAGCGCAGCCGTTTTATGTCAACAGTCCTTTTGGGATTGTATTGGCACATAACGGCAATTTGACCAACGATAAGCAGCTCAAAGAAGATATGTACCGCACGGATCTGCGGCACATTAATACCAATTCGGATTCTGAAGCGCTGTGTAATGTTTTTGCACATGAATTGTCGCGCCGCGTCTCAGGCCCGCAACTGGATGCCGATACGGTATTTGATGCGATTACTGCGGTGCATAAGCGTGTCAAAGGCGCGTATGCCGTCGTGGCGATTATCGCTGGTTTTGGTATGGTGGCATTTCGTGATCCACATGGCATTCGTCCTTTGTCTTTGGGAAGCCATGAAACGCCAGAAGGCATGGAGTACATTGTCGCCAGCGAGTCGGTAGCGTTGGATGTGCTCGGCTTTAAGTTTATGCGTGATGTTGCACCCGGCGAGGCGATTTATGTGACCTTTGATGGCGAACTGTCTAGCCGCCAATGCCACCCTAATCCAGTGTTGGTGCCATGCATTTTTGAGCATGTTTACTTTGCTCGTCCAGACTCAGTGATTGATGGCATTTCGGTGCATGAGTCTCGCTTGAAGATGGGTGAACAGCTTGCCGATAAGGTGCGTAAGCTGGTGCCTGCGCTGGATATTGATGTCGTGATCCCGATTCCGGATACCAGTCGTGATGCGGCGCTGCAGTTGGCGGATGCTTTGGGCTTGCCATATCGTGAAGGCTTTATGAAAAACCGCTATATCGGCCGCACTTTTATTATGCCGGGACAAGCGAGTCGTAAAAAATCAGTGCGCCAAAAGCTCAATCCGATTGCGGTTGAGTTCCGAGGCAAGAATGTCTTGCTAGTGGATGACTCGATTGTTCGCGGAACAACGTCAAAAGAAATCGTGCAAATGGTGCGCGACGTTGGCGCCAATAAAGTGTATTTGGCTTCGGCTGCGCCACCAGTGAAGTATCCACATGTGTATGGCATTGATATGCCAACGCGTGCCGAGTTAATTGCGACTGATCGCGATGCGGTGCAAATTGCGCAAGAAATTGGTGCTGACGCTGTGATTTACCAAGAGCTCGATGCGTTGATTCAAGCCTGTACTGATGCCAGTGGTGGCAAAATTACCGCTTTTGAAACATCATGCTTTGATGGTAAATATATTACCGGCGACATCACCGATGCCTATCTGGATGAATTAGAGGCAAAGCGTATTTCGCCATTGTCGACTAAAGCGGCCGATGGTGATGCCGATAGCCGTATTTTGGATATGAATATTGGCGTTGCTGAGCAAAATTTAATTTAA
- a CDS encoding O-succinylhomoserine sulfhydrylase — MLNLNELHPETLAVRAGTMRSEFGEHSDALYLTSSFVVGSAEEAALKFTGQMPGYIYSRFTNPTVAAFEQRLAALECAERAVATASGMSAILALCMAHLKSGDHIVASSGLFGATIQLFNTYLAKFGVTVSYAAQTDLSAWEAAAQTNTKLFFLETPNNPLTEIADIAAIAEIAHRHGALLAVDNCFCSPALQQPLKWGADLVVHSATKFIDGQGRVLGGAVVGSHALIEPIYLFLRTAGPTLSAFNAWVLLKGLETLGLRMKAHCENALKLAQWLETQPQVSRVYYPGLVSHPQYALAQRQQTGAGGVLSFELKGGKAAAWALIDAVQLMSRTANLGDTRTTITHPATTSHGRLTPEARAAAGISDGMVRISVGLEHIDDLIKDLVSGL; from the coding sequence ATGCTGAATTTAAATGAGCTTCACCCCGAAACATTAGCCGTTCGCGCAGGAACGATGCGCTCTGAGTTTGGTGAGCATTCGGATGCGTTGTATCTGACTTCCAGCTTTGTTGTGGGTTCAGCCGAAGAAGCTGCGCTAAAGTTTACTGGCCAAATGCCGGGGTATATTTATTCGCGGTTTACTAATCCAACGGTTGCGGCCTTTGAGCAGCGTTTGGCCGCTTTGGAGTGCGCTGAGCGCGCGGTGGCAACCGCTTCGGGTATGAGTGCCATTTTGGCCTTGTGTATGGCCCACCTTAAATCGGGTGATCATATCGTGGCATCGAGTGGCTTATTTGGCGCAACCATCCAATTATTTAATACCTATTTGGCTAAATTCGGCGTTACGGTGAGCTATGCCGCGCAAACCGATTTGAGTGCGTGGGAAGCTGCAGCGCAAACCAATACCAAGTTGTTTTTTTTAGAAACCCCAAATAATCCACTGACTGAGATTGCGGATATTGCAGCGATTGCCGAAATTGCCCATCGGCATGGTGCGCTGCTGGCGGTTGATAATTGTTTTTGCTCGCCGGCGTTGCAGCAGCCACTCAAGTGGGGCGCTGATTTGGTGGTGCATTCTGCGACTAAATTTATTGATGGGCAGGGGCGAGTGTTGGGTGGCGCGGTCGTGGGTAGCCATGCATTGATTGAGCCGATCTATCTGTTTTTACGCACTGCAGGGCCTACGTTGTCTGCGTTCAACGCTTGGGTGTTGCTCAAAGGCTTAGAGACTTTGGGCTTGCGGATGAAGGCGCATTGCGAAAATGCGCTTAAATTGGCGCAATGGTTAGAAACGCAGCCGCAAGTGAGTCGGGTGTATTATCCGGGCTTGGTATCACACCCACAATATGCTTTGGCGCAACGCCAGCAAACAGGCGCGGGCGGTGTGTTGTCGTTTGAGCTAAAAGGCGGTAAAGCGGCGGCGTGGGCGTTGATCGATGCGGTGCAGCTAATGAGTCGAACGGCGAATCTGGGTGATACACGCACCACAATTACTCATCCTGCAACCACTTCACATGGCCGTTTAACGCCTGAAGCGCGCGCAGCTGCGGGTATTTCGGATGGGATGGTACGGATTTCTGTCGGCTTAGAGCATATTGATGATTTGATTAAAGACTTAGTATCTGGCCTCTGA
- a CDS encoding inorganic phosphate transporter: MPEIFTGLDTITAISLALALLFVLAYEFINGFHDTANAVATVIYTKAMPANLAVVASGCFNFLGVILGGLGVAYAIIHLLPVELLLNVNSSHGLIMVFSLLSAAIIWNLGTWYLGIPASSSHTLIGSILGVGIMYAILNGNHWLHGINTQKAIDILLSLLISPALGMILAGILLIALKRYFSQSHMHLTPDERKAIDGKKHPPFWTRVTLIASAMGLSFAHGSNDGQKGIGLVMLVLVGLAPGNFVLDRTSSIYDIERTRDAAIHIKDFYVSHADKINQSLHLGPMDQTLPAQFECKPEVTYAAIDSLDKMLVNVKSYSELSAEQRITARRILLCVDDTAKKASKLPIWTSHEKHSLDKFRKDLTATTEYAPQWVIVAVALALGLGTMVGWKRIVYTVGEKIGNKGMTYSQGNAAQITAALAIGIASWTGMPVSTTHILSSAVAGTMVANKSGLQSSTVKNIAIAWVLTLPVTICMSGGLFWIASKIFV, translated from the coding sequence ATGCCCGAAATATTCACTGGTTTAGATACCATTACGGCCATTAGTTTAGCCTTAGCACTGCTTTTTGTTTTGGCTTACGAATTCATTAATGGTTTTCACGACACCGCCAACGCAGTAGCGACGGTTATTTACACCAAGGCGATGCCGGCGAATTTAGCGGTCGTTGCTTCGGGTTGCTTCAACTTTTTAGGTGTCATATTGGGTGGACTTGGCGTTGCTTACGCCATCATCCACTTGCTACCGGTAGAGTTACTGCTGAACGTCAACAGCAGCCATGGCCTCATCATGGTGTTTTCTTTACTTTCAGCGGCGATTATTTGGAATTTAGGCACGTGGTATCTGGGCATCCCAGCCTCAAGTTCACACACACTGATTGGCTCGATTTTAGGCGTTGGCATTATGTATGCCATACTCAATGGCAATCATTGGTTGCATGGCATTAACACCCAAAAAGCCATCGACATTTTACTGTCATTACTGATTTCTCCAGCGCTCGGCATGATTCTGGCTGGCATTTTGCTGATTGCGCTCAAACGCTATTTTAGCCAGTCACATATGCATCTCACCCCCGACGAGCGCAAAGCGATTGATGGCAAAAAGCATCCGCCGTTTTGGACTCGCGTCACACTCATTGCTTCAGCCATGGGTTTAAGCTTTGCGCACGGCTCTAACGATGGACAAAAAGGCATCGGTTTAGTGATGCTGGTGCTGGTGGGCTTAGCACCGGGCAACTTTGTTCTTGATCGCACTAGCAGTATTTATGACATTGAGCGCACGCGTGATGCGGCAATTCACATCAAAGACTTTTACGTAAGCCATGCCGATAAAATCAATCAATCGCTGCACTTAGGCCCAATGGACCAGACATTACCGGCGCAATTTGAATGCAAGCCGGAAGTGACTTACGCCGCAATTGACTCACTCGACAAGATGCTAGTTAACGTTAAATCTTACAGTGAGCTCAGCGCAGAACAGCGCATTACTGCTCGCCGGATTTTACTCTGTGTTGACGACACGGCCAAAAAAGCATCTAAGTTGCCAATCTGGACGTCGCACGAAAAACACAGCCTCGACAAATTCCGTAAAGACCTAACAGCAACCACCGAATATGCACCTCAGTGGGTGATTGTCGCTGTCGCTTTAGCACTCGGTTTAGGCACGATGGTGGGTTGGAAACGTATTGTCTACACCGTCGGTGAAAAGATCGGTAATAAAGGCATGACCTACTCTCAAGGCAATGCGGCGCAAATTACTGCGGCCTTAGCCATCGGGATCGCCAGCTGGACAGGTATGCCGGTTTCGACCACACACATTTTATCATCGGCGGTGGCCGGTACCATGGTGGCCAATAAGAGCGGCTTGCAATCAAGCACAGTGAAAAACATCGCGATTGCCTGGGTATTAACCTTACCCGTGACGATCTGTATGTCTGGCGGATTATTTTGGATAGCCAGTAAGATTTTCGTCTAA
- a CDS encoding protein adenylyltransferase SelO, whose translation MPAQLKHLPAALRFQALGTQFYRETPTTPMPAAIVVAWNAPLAKTLGLAPQNEQLQLADYLVGNQTPQDSTPIATVYSGHQFGINAGQLGDGRALITAELTDPQQQVWEVQLKGAGPTPYSRRGDGRAVLRSTIREYLCCEAMHGLGIPTTRALGIGGSPQTVWRETRETAAVLTRLAPTFLRFGHFEHQYYRNNLEALQQLADWTLQYHYPECQTAAQPYLAMFAQVIAKTAHTIAQWQAVGFCHGVMNSDNMSILGLTLDYGPFGFLDGFNPGHICNHSDDTGRYAYQQQPQIGLWNLHCLGQALLPLIEKTDLLAALSQYQTQFESAFAEQLRQKLGLTVWHEADWTLVTDLFELLQGAQTDWTCFWRTLSHWMMLQNDAPLLDLILDRTGFAAWLTRYRARLAQDLQTSLERGRAMLSCNPKFILRNHLAEIAIRQAEDHQDFSEIERLGACLAQPFDEQIENNHYADLPPDWASTLSVSCSS comes from the coding sequence ATGCCCGCTCAGCTCAAGCACTTACCAGCAGCACTTCGTTTTCAAGCTTTAGGCACGCAGTTTTATCGCGAAACACCCACTACACCAATGCCAGCAGCCATTGTCGTGGCATGGAATGCACCGCTAGCCAAAACATTGGGCTTGGCACCACAAAATGAACAACTGCAATTAGCTGATTATCTAGTGGGTAATCAAACACCGCAAGACAGCACCCCGATTGCAACGGTGTATTCAGGGCATCAATTTGGCATTAACGCGGGGCAATTGGGTGATGGCCGCGCCTTAATCACCGCCGAGCTGACCGATCCGCAGCAGCAGGTTTGGGAGGTTCAACTCAAAGGCGCGGGTCCCACGCCGTATTCTCGCCGTGGTGATGGTCGGGCAGTATTGCGCTCAACGATCCGTGAATACTTGTGCTGCGAGGCGATGCATGGCCTGGGTATCCCGACCACTCGGGCACTCGGCATTGGTGGTTCACCCCAAACCGTTTGGCGAGAAACCCGTGAAACCGCTGCCGTACTGACTCGGCTGGCGCCGACCTTTCTTCGTTTTGGCCATTTTGAACATCAATACTACCGCAACAACCTCGAAGCGCTGCAGCAATTGGCCGATTGGACTTTGCAATACCATTACCCAGAATGCCAAACCGCTGCACAACCCTATCTGGCGATGTTTGCTCAGGTCATAGCAAAAACGGCGCACACCATTGCGCAATGGCAGGCGGTGGGCTTTTGTCACGGGGTGATGAATTCAGACAATATGTCCATCCTTGGCCTCACACTGGATTATGGTCCGTTCGGTTTTCTCGACGGGTTTAACCCCGGCCATATTTGCAATCATTCCGACGACACTGGCCGTTACGCCTATCAGCAACAGCCACAAATCGGGCTATGGAACTTACATTGCCTTGGACAGGCTTTATTACCTCTGATTGAAAAAACCGACTTACTGGCCGCGCTCAGCCAATATCAAACGCAATTTGAAAGCGCTTTTGCTGAGCAACTACGGCAAAAACTCGGGCTCACGGTTTGGCACGAGGCAGACTGGACACTGGTGACTGATTTATTTGAATTACTGCAAGGCGCACAGACTGATTGGACTTGTTTTTGGCGCACATTATCGCACTGGATGATGCTGCAAAACGACGCCCCATTGCTCGATCTTATTTTGGATCGAACCGGTTTTGCCGCTTGGTTGACTCGCTATCGCGCACGCTTAGCACAGGACCTACAAACAAGTCTTGAACGTGGCCGCGCGATGCTCAGCTGCAACCCTAAATTTATCTTACGCAATCATTTAGCAGAAATCGCCATTCGGCAGGCCGAAGACCATCAAGACTTTAGTGAAATTGAGCGTTTAGGAGCCTGCTTAGCACAGCCATTTGATGAACAAATTGAAAACAATCATTACGCCGATCTACCACCAGACTGGGCCAGCACACTGTCAGTGAGCTGCTCTTCGTAA
- the ybaK gene encoding Cys-tRNA(Pro) deacylase, protein MMNEKISVTTAIRALRAHQVSYTEHLYHYEEKGGTAVSARELGVPEHAVIKTLIMENEKKQALVVLMHGDCEVSTKNLARIIGCKAIHPCVPEVANKHSGFIVGGTSPFGTKKKMPIYMQESIAALDKIYINGGRRGFLVGISPADCIAVLQPQLVDVAINN, encoded by the coding sequence ATGATGAATGAAAAAATTTCAGTCACAACGGCAATACGCGCTTTGCGTGCCCATCAAGTGAGCTACACCGAGCATCTGTATCATTACGAAGAGAAAGGTGGGACTGCGGTGTCGGCGCGAGAATTGGGTGTGCCAGAACACGCGGTGATCAAAACATTGATTATGGAAAACGAGAAAAAACAAGCGCTGGTGGTGCTGATGCATGGAGATTGTGAAGTATCGACCAAAAATTTAGCGCGGATTATTGGCTGCAAAGCCATTCACCCTTGTGTTCCTGAGGTGGCCAATAAACATAGCGGTTTTATCGTTGGCGGCACGTCCCCATTTGGTACAAAGAAAAAAATGCCGATCTATATGCAAGAATCGATTGCTGCTTTGGATAAAATCTACATCAATGGCGGACGGCGAGGTTTTTTGGTGGGGATCAGTCCGGCGGACTGTATTGCCGTGCTGCAGCCACAGTTAGTGGATGTGGCGATTAACAATTAA